A window of Solanum stenotomum isolate F172 chromosome 9, ASM1918654v1, whole genome shotgun sequence genomic DNA:
TTAGTATTACTTTTAAAGCATGAAAATTCTTATAAATGTTGATTGAATTTTTTACTATTTATCTACAATagataaaattgtcatttattatttttctcaaagaaatattatttatttattatcataatattttgaaattaattaaagttacTATAAGATAACTATTAATTGTTTGCTTATTTATAATAGGTAATTTAAAATTCTAGTATACTTTTTATcttatgtaaattttatttaaattatgaaaataataataatttaatttaatagattaaaaaaagaggttcatacttttttttaaaaataactttttttaacttctttaaataaaattcatatcatttaaatatacataacatttttttttaatgataattgCTATGGCAAGAATTTGAACACATAATAATAAccaaaaataagggcaaatccGGTTCAGAAAAACCGACCGAGCCCCTCCTTTCCCGGTTTATCAACGTACGGACCGAGCGCCTCAAAACCCCTCTTTCTTCCTCCCTTAAACCCTTGAAAGCTTCACTTGTTGCTCTGCCATTGAATTACAGCAGAATGGGCAGTCAACGATTTGGAAGAAAACGAGGTTAGTTAACTCTCAATCTCAATTTCTTctactactttttcttttttctgttgTGAATAGTTTGtaatttcttctctcttttgtGTAAAGGTATGAAGAGAAGACTAGAACAAAATCCTTCTAAAAAGAATCAGAATGTGAAGAAAAATCGTCGACATAGCAGAGAACAGAAGCTCAATCGAAGTCCATCTCCAGGTAACTCATTCAAACTATAAACACtgaaactttttaaatattaaaaaaaaaaaatgttaagaaAATATAGTGAAGGAGCTGTTTGGGTTAATAGTAATATTGAGATAATAAAAAGGACTGATTTTTACTAACTTTGTGGTATGTTATTTGAGATTATTTGCtcaaagtttgaatttttttttgtttcgttTTTGGTGGGTTGATACTTGATACTTGATAGATGATTCAGCAGAAGAAAATTCGGAGATAGATTCAGAGGAAGAAATGGAAgcacaaaagaaagaagaagaagaagaagttgtgGATTATAAGGAGCCAACTATGTATGATAGTTTGTTGGAGTCATTGAGGTAAAAGAAAGTTGTTACTttttagaagtatttttttACTTGCTTATGTGTTATCAAATACTTGTGATGATTTCTTGAAGTGCAACTGTAGCTTTGTTTTGTTTAAGATTGCGTAAAGTTTTgaatactttaatttttcatgttGAACTATTGTGctctataattttaaattaaagcaaaGCCGACATCATTGGTACAGAAACAGAATAAGAAAACATAATCCATCTCTTCTCACGCATTTTGAAACCATGAAGCTGCTTATATTATATCATGATAGTGGATTGTGAACTGCGTGCAATTATAGGACAAAACAAGAAGAATATAACACGGATTCAGAAGAAAGTGGAGATGATGTTGAGCAAGCTCATGGTGCTTCCGATGACGACGATGAAGGTAGGACCTTAAGGACTAGGGAGAATTTGGCATTTTACTCTTAAATGCTGTGGAAGTTATTACTTTATGTTTTAGTTATAGAATGTTATTGCTAGATGTTTCATGTTCTTTATTTGCTCTTATATTCCATAGTCTTTGAGTTCCTTTAGATGGTTATTGCTGATTCTAAGTAGTTTAGGTCGAGAATGGGACTTCTAACACATAAGTGAGGTTGGAAACTGATATCTTTCAATAATGTTAACGCTATAGCTGATCTTAACTTTTTCTGGAACATTAACTCTACAACCAATCTCAAATTAGGTTGGACCTTTTGCTTCTTCTTAGTCAAGTTTATCATCCTCAGTAGATTAGGCATGATATTTGAACAGTGAAGACAATTAAGAGAGTCAAAGCTTGCAATATTTGACTGGGAAGAGTACCACTGCAGTTTCTGCGTCTTCAGCATGCCATTCGTGAACTTAGGTTGCAGGCGCCAGCAAAACCTTCTACCCTTTCTTGTCAATTCATCTTAGTTTTTTTCCAGCATAAGCTATAAAGTCGAGACTTGTTAAGTAGGTGCCCAAATAATGATTCCAGATGGACTATCTGTGTGGAGAGAGATGTTTTTATGTCAGCTGGCGTTCTTATGTTCTCAAAGAACAGGAGTATGTAAAATGTCTTGCTGCTAGATCAATGCCTTTAGGATTTTTTCACCATCAAGGCAACACAAGAGTTGGGGTACCCAACTCAATCTAGTCATGTCATTTTCTACAGGTTTAGTATTTAGTTTTCTAGTCAAAATCGTCTTGCTGCTCCTGGATTTTGTCACTTGGTGCCAGTTGGGTTTATGAGTTACTGATATACTGATACATGTTAAATTTTATGTACATAGCTTGTATTTGCATGGATGATGTAATGGGATAAGTAAGATTTGGGAGTGTTTTTCTCGTCCAAAATAATTGTTTTATCTGTAGAGAAAAGAAGTGTTTGTTATGAGTTTTTGTAGCTGTTTGGACAATATTTCAGTTAAAGTTGACAAAAGAGTATTTGAAGTcgatatttgaaaaaaaaggtgTTTGTCCGTTGAAGTTATGTTTTGCCGTGGATGCCACTTCGCCTCAAATCATCAAACCAGTATTTTCGGTATTCCACTTGAAGTTCAAATAGTATCTGCGGGAGTTAGCAATTAATGAATGTATATATATCCAAACAGGCCCTAAACATGCATGGTGGAGAAAtgaatttctcttttcttcttttatgatTTTGTCTTCAGAAAGTATTCCTTCTTACTTGGTTAATTATTTATCTATTGATGAAAACGGGACAAATTCTAAGATTTTACTCGGCTGCACTACATAAAAGTAAGCAATAGAGAATGAATCGTATACTATATTTGCAAAGAGAGTCCTACTAATGCCTTAAACCGCTCTCACTAATATTGGCAAAAGTACTTATAAATTGATCGCCAAACAcactcaaatatttttcaaaagacactaaagaaaaagaaatactacttttaaaaacaaaatttatttgaaaatttggcGACTGATAGGGGTCCTTTTAAACATTCATAATATTCACATCACGTTGGTGGAGTCCAAGAAAATCTTCCAACAATGAATACTGGAATCTTGCTCTGGAGATCTCATGTTTCTATTATGTGGACTTAAGGTCATAGGAAGATTAACTTTACCTTACGAAGTGCTATTTGCCGTGAAGCAATGATAAAGAaaccccccctcccccaccaAATCCCATTCCGTCTCTTTGCCTTCAAACTTGCTTTTCTGAGATTAAAAAAGGGAGACAATAAATTAACATAAGCTGGAGGTATATCTCGTGATTTGTTATATATGAATTTGTgagcattttttttcttttgaggtgGAACTTTATTTTGGACTGATGCATATGTCTGTTAATAACAGTAGCGTCTACTGATTAgtctgttctttttttttcccttataATTTTGTGTTTGGAAATAGGCAGTGATAGTGGGTCTTCTAGACTTAGCGAACCTGGTGCTAGTCAACATGGAGGTGGTCTGGGAAACCCTGTGGGACGGATTGGAGGTACTGAAACTGATGACGATGATTCAGAGGCTTCTGGTTCAGATGGAGAACAAGAATTGAGAGTGAATGGTCAACCTACAAGAGGGGCTTGTGCAAGCACGAGGTCCTACTAGTTTTAATTGAGCTTGTTTCCTTTTgtttattttcctttcatgtTCCTATATTTGTGTTAGTTCACTTGTTTATGTCTCATGATTGTGTTGGATTATGTTCTTGATATAATGCTCATGTCTTGTCCTCTTGGGACAAATCAAAGTTCATGTCGCCAAAGGCTCATTTAAGGCACGCTTAAGCCATGAAGCTCAAAAAAGTTTAGGGAAGGCGCTTCACCTTGCTTAAGTTGAGCTTAGGTGGGGTAAGCTACTAAGGCGTGAACCTCATTGACCATGAGTTCTACTTGAATCGATTGGTATTGAATGATAAAATGACCGGCAAAGAGATATACTAATTGTTAAGGAAAACATTATGGATGACTTTTCAACATATTTGTTGcatgacatatatatgtaaCTGGGATTCTTAAGGATCAATTTCCAAGTTTATTTTGTGTTGTTGGTAATCCTGGTATCATGCTAGCAGACATATTTATTGAGGAAGGCTGGAGTTTTCAGTTTAAGAGCAATCTTCTTGAAAGAGAAATGCAGGAAATTGATTTATTCCTTCAGAAGATGCAAAAAGTTTCTGTCACACAAAGGAAAGGACGATAAACAAATCTGGAAGGCTGAAGCAGTAATGGGATTTTTTCAGTTAGTTCACGTTATACTGGAAATGCCCTTGGAAGATGATTTGGAAGACTGCAATGCTGCTCAAAGTTGCATGCTTTGGCGGTCAGTGTCTTGTGACATATGAGACAATAGGGGTCGGATATTATGTACAAGATGTTAACTCTGTGGAGCATTTATGTCcacatttatttttacatttacattCCAAGTTTACTTGGCAGATCTGTTCCATGTTTTTGGTTGTCTTTGGAATAGACTGGGTTATCCCTGGGAAATTCAGAGAAGTTCTTGAATGCTGGGAAGCAGCTTATCTAGGTGGTTTATTGAAGAAACTCTGGAGATCAATTTCTATATTCATAACATATcctatttgaaaagaaaggaaCAAAAGATGTTTCAAAGACACTATGGAGCAAATCCGGATTATAAAATTTAACAGCCTGTATCACTTGTATTTCTGGAAGGATGGAATACCATCTTTAATTTACATGATGTGTTAGACATGCTATAACATTTAGGAATTTGGTGTAATCAAGTCTagcttcctttttttttttctttcttttcccaGTTTCAAGTATCAGCTTCATACTGTTTTCGTTAATAAAATCTTACCTCATCAAAAACAGTTTGATGGTTGAGGAAAGATTTTGGTAGTCAGAAGTTATGAAAATTGTTAATCTACCATGTTTTTTCCGTGCATGCAGCTCATTTCACTCTCATTTGGATCACAAGTTATCCAAAAAAGAGATTGACATGCTAGAGAAAAAGAAATGGACTTACAAATGGGTGGTAGCCATGTCAAATTACAAGTGGAGGGGGACAGACAAGTGTTTTCTGAAGGTAGCTGTCTTGTTTGCTTATTGCTATGCTATTCTATTGTTGATTGCTTCATAGTGCTCAAACCCGTCTCCTCGTTTGGTTGTTGTAGATCTTCATTCATCCCTTCTCTTGGGCAGAAGGTCTATTAGGCTATGTTCATGTAATATCAGTCTGGTAAATAGTTAAATAGTGATCTGTGATTTGTTTTAATTCACATTGTTGcaaaatttttgcaaaattgCCAGCTGCATTGCTGGAGCAACATATATCTTTGCTAGACCTAATGTCCAATTTAGGGGCAAATTTGGGCAATAAATCTATAGAGTATTTTGTGGTCCAAATTGTTTGAAAGTGGTATCTTGCTTAACATCTTCTAGGATTTATTAGTGTATTTCTCAAAAGGAACAGAAAATAGTTCATGGTCAGTGAAGTGCTGTTGCCGGTGTGTGGTAACTCCTACCCACTGATAGAGATTCCACTTGCTTCTGGGTTTCTTTAGGATTGTGGATCAATTATCATATTGAATCTGGGTATTTTTAAggggaaattttaaaaatatacagTCCTACATAAAATATTAcgcaatatataatattatataacatTTTGCAAtatgattggtccaaagggtgggtcacagacggatttctcggttatcaaaaaaataaataaataacattttgCACTATTATACCTGAGGGAAAGCATTATACATAATGTGTCAACCTTGTATAAAagtgtataaataatatataaaaggTGTTTATACACAAATATGAATTACACCGGGAATAATGTTGTATACTATTTTATATTGGATTACGTGGCGTAAATATTGTCTCCCAGTAAACGTAAAgcataattttcccttttttaaattGGTTCATCTTGCATTTGGCTTTCTGTTAGATACTTGTCAATTccagttatttttattttcaagctTCAAACTTGCAGGTGCAGTGATACTTATTGCAATGTGTCTGGATACTCTGCAGTTCTTTTTGAaatctttcctttttaatatCCACTTGTGACCCTTCGGGGTGGctcagtggtttgggcttgggacttccatgttggaggtctcaagttcgaaacccctggCCAGCGAAAGCATGGGGTTTGCCTTctaggtcgagctcgtcgcaccgggcttgcctagtgcaggttacctctcctatgtagtttgcgagctattgcataggagcgggggttttaccctgtgcgcacccaaatgatagcggctgcgggtttcccttgtcataaaagaaaaaaaatccacttgtgggattatactCTGTATTATGTGTTGTAAACTTGCGTATGGGTGTGCACGTTTGTATGTTTCTTTTTGTGATAAACAACTTAAGTTTGTAAAGGATACCAACAGTCAAGAGCTCTCTTTTTCTAAACGTTGCTCCCTATGTGTATTGAGTTACACGTGTACCATGTTTTTTGATGCTTAATGAATGAGTTTAGGTCGAAATGTCGAATTCCCTCGGTTACTGTATTTTAAGGTTCACGGAGGAATGCCTTTTGCTTGCATTGCTGAATAGAGGCAAACCTTGCAATACCTAGCTGGACTGCTCTTTGCTATATCAATGGATTCACCTATTAAAAATTTATGCATTGCTTTTCCACAGTGATCTTCCCATACGATTACAAGTTCCATTGCTTCCTTGCAGGAGCTAGACAGCTTCTTGTTTCATGGCTTGAAGCCAACACTACACAAGCATTGGTTGAGTATATATGAGAAGTCTGGAGGGGCAGATTTTGATTCATCAAAGCAGAGATTATTTTTCTCCATATGTGAGTAAAGGCCATCAAGTTTGTTTTGGTCATTTATTGGTGTTTTACCTATCAAATGTTTGTTGCCTGTGGTCTGATGATAGATGGATAGAACTATGTGCCTGTTTCTTAGTTATTTTGCAACAACTTGTGCAAGATATGTCAGTTACAGTCAGCAACCCTTAGAGTAGTAGATCATTAGTGTGACACCAGAACCTGATGTTCTTTCAGTTTATCAATCAAAGTTTTCATGTCACTTATTTCCTGATGTTCTATGTGGTTCTATGTGATACTTGTGGTTTTACTCATAGCACTATCTATTCTTGTCTGAAGTAGTGTTTACTACTAGGTGTGATTTGGTGAAGttaaagtagaaaaaatgaatttgagttAACCTTGTggaaaaattggagaaaaaagaGATTACTAATGGTAGAGAGATGTCTTAGGCTGCATTATTAGCTACTATCTCTTTTTGTGGTGAAATTACTTGTGGAGTTCTATATGTAtgtatttgattttgtaaatcTTGTCATAAACTAAAATTGTTCCAagtgaaatattttaaacatgTAAAGGCATAGGAAAAAgcaaacaaaaaggaaatataaaattgaagaaaattgaTGGAGGATGTCCACGTTGTGGCCATGGAGACCTGGCCTTGTATTCCAGCGACCacataagttattatttttcttatcaaaaaaagaagaagtgggTGTAGGATAGGGAATGGGAGGTGGCTTGGTGGAGGATCTCCAAATTGGCAAATTCGAATCTTCACAACAAACCTTGGTGTGAGCCCATCTTCTGCCGTTTTTGTGGGCAAGTTTACCAAATGGGCCTATAGGCTGGTTCTAACACTATACTCCCCCCCAATTGGTCCATTAAACATTGAGGTCCACTTGTAGTGCTGTTATTCTTGGTAGGTGAACATACATTCACTCTCATAATGCTGCACCAAATTTCACTATGCTGAACTTGACTCATCTCAAAAAAGTAAACATGCTTGACAACGTATTCAATTTTAATTCTGATGTGATATTTCCAACTTAACCAACAAGTGAGATCCATCTCTAATGATTCACACCTTATGTATGGATCAGTGAATGCAAAACGTTGTCGTCCTAGGAACTTTCAAGCATTTGCATTATGTGGTTTGGTGATTGCATCATTCCCTCAAGCTTAAAGTTCATAAAACCAAAGTATACAAAAATTACAGGAAGTGACGTTCTTACTTGCAGTATCAAGTGCTTACATTAGGTTTTGTAATTCATCAAGTTTGTCTAGATTATGGGAATTTGGTTTTGAGTGATTGTTGAGGGAGGGAAACAAGAATGAGATAGGGTGTGTATTTTCTTCATCGAAGGAGTACTAAAGGTGAATTAGATTCTCTACTTATTTGTTCCTCTTACCAAACTCCTATTGTGGCACCCATTTTGTTAACCTGGTGTATTTTATCTTGCTCTTCATGTATATTATTCTGTTTCCTGTTCTGCTATAATTGGTGTTGTAATTACTATTACTTCCTTTACTCTTATAGGCAACAGCTACCGGGATATTCTGCACCACAACAAGAAACCCTTCTATCTCAAAGGTCTAGAAGAAGATTCAAGTACCATGGATGCTTATGTTATGCATTCTGTAAGAGCATCTCATTAGCTTCTTTTCACCATAATTTACTTGTTCAAGTTTGAGTGATGTGTTTTATAATCCAAATTGCAAACATGTCTTGGTTATTTGAGGGAATCGTTTTATGCAGCTCAATCATATCTTCAGAACCAGGGATCTTGTAAAGAAGAACGAGGCAAAACTAGCTAAGCTTCAGGACAATGTGAAGGCGGATATCCTAAGTAATGAAGCCTTTCTTGACCGCGGGTTTACTCGCCCTAAGGTATTTACCTATTTTCATTCCTATTCGTCTGAATATGAATTTGTGAGAAATATACACTTGTTATCTATGTTACATGGATTTTTCATTTGCCTTGGTGTACCCGTCGATCGGGTGATAAGGAATGTGACTACTTTTGTGCTGATTCTACAAAATACACTAGAAGTTAGCAAAAACCTTTGCGTACTTGCACTGGATATTTCCCAACACCAGTAGCGGATAAAGCTTTGTATGTTTTATTAGAGGTGCATCCTTGTCTTGTTTACAATTTATAGATATTGTTGAGGGATTTGATGTGTAAAATTGAGGATATTCTTAGAAGAAGATTTGTATATGTTAGTGGGAAATTGTGTGATTTTGGTAAAAAGAGAACATCCCGTCCTACTCTTGAGACATGCACTTTGCTGGCATAACCTTGTGTATTGTCTGTGAGTTAATACTCTTAAAAGTTATACCCATAGTTAGTAGTTATGGTGGAGCTGGATTATTGCAGAGGAGACTACTTGATGTACAACTATAACTATCCAATCCTCCGTTCAAAGAGACTCTTAAACTTATTCCATCCTGACCCACATTTATGCATATCACTCCTGATAGTTGGGTTAGCCTTTAAGAAGTTAAATCACTACATTGCCCATCTCCAAAGAATCAGAAATACTAGATAGCCTAGCAATTTCTCTTTCCAACttgacaatttcttttttgggtAGGACCTGTCAATGTGTTAGGCACATCAGATATGCCCTCCCCAAACCCTCTTACGAGGGACTACTGGTGGTTCTTCCCACTTCTTTTCTCAGTGACTCGAACTTCCGACTTCTTGGTGAGAAGTGGAGTGCTTTTCTCACTATAGAAACCTTTCTTGTTGATATGCCCTTCTACATATTGTATATGCGCTCAAgcgtaaagttcattttcttctttttctgcttttatattttacttgtaATACAGCCTGGgatattatatatcttttaaacgTTTTTTCTGATTATGCCAATGGTCAGATCCCTATGAATAAGCTAGGTTCGGAATCCCACTACCTTTAGTCATTCTGTCATAAGATTTTCCTTATTCTCTGCCCTCCTACATTAACCACCTGCTCAACTGTCTTTAGACATAGCAAAAGTGCAGTTGACTATCACCTGAGTATTTAGGAACTAACAGCTCATTTGAGGTCCACTTATGGTTTTATATTCTGGATTCCAATGAGCGTGATcaactttttcaataatttcttgATGGTTTGGCTTAATTTTGTTGATGATTGTACTTCTGTGGTTACATCCATGTTTGTTCTATATCAACTTTTGTACTATGATCTTGCATTTCCTGGTGTCCGATTTTGTACCCTCATCTTTCACTAAGCACTTTGAAACATATAGTGTTAATCATTTTCTTGTGGTTTGGTTAACTTGTTATAATATTTGATCATTTCTTGTGATTGGTTCAGGTTTTGATCCTTCTCCCTCTAGCAAGTGTTGCATTTCGGTTAGTCAAGCGGCTGATTGATTTGACACCTCCTAAATACAAGGTAGTTTTTCCATTTCCTGAATTCTCATGCAAAATAAACTAAGCAGTGCCTTTCCTAGATTTTTGCAGCAGCTTTCATGAAATGATATTTAACCTTGTTGGATCTTGGAATTAAGCAAGAGTATTGTTATTCATGCTGTTGCCGCTTGACCTAGAAATTGTAGTTAGTTGCTGTGAAGTATACAGAACTTTGCCTAGTAAGATATATTGACTAGTGTTGGGAACCAATCACCTTGCAAGTTTCTACAGACACCTTACGTAAGATAACATATATCAAGTTAACAACTGTGCTATTTTATTTTGCAGTAATATGCAAACTTTTAGCAGTGATATGCTAGTGAAtatggattttaaaaaaaattggtaatggtataattttattgatgaaaCTGCTAGTGCGTAGGTATTTCTAATAAAAGGAATTACATGTTTGATTTGCAAATTTAGCTCCGTCTAGAAGACAAGAATGTACAATGACCTATTACGCCTTCATTTTTGAGATAGAGGTGAATGTTTAgatttctaggaaaacattttttgcCTTGTTAGATGTGAGTCGTTAAGTGGAGCTCATAGTTAAGGTAAAGACATTATTCAATTAGCCGCCACTAGACcaagattatatttctaattttgGCATCAGTAGGCCTTCTTCATACTTTATTAATGTGGTTTTGATTCCCTCAGTCTAATGTAGAGGAGCATGAACGTTTCTATAGAGAATTTGGAGCTGGAGTAAGTGAAGAGAAGGAGGATGAAGATGCTGCGGAAATCTCTGAATCAAAAAGGAGCTCAAAACCATCTGATTTTGAAACACTATTTGGGGGAAATAACAATGATCATTTCATGATTGGAATTAAATTCACTAGGTATGTTTCTTAACTCTGGTGAAATTGCCCAAACATTTACTACACCATGAATTATTCAAAGGACACATAATTTGCGCATTATTCAGTCATGAACAACTTTCTGAAGTACCTGTATTATGCAAGCAGGTTCCTAAGAGAAAAGTTTAATCGTCTATCTCGCCTTGCATTCATATCCTCCtggtttatttgtttttaagaTGTTGTGTGCTGCATGTCATAGTATCCTTGATACACATCTTGCTAAATAAAATCACGATTTATAGAAAGAACAACAAAGTGATTAAATGAAACCcacaattttcaaaaatgtcatGTATGTTCATGGGATGTCTTGTGGTCGTGCGCTTCCACTTTGACTGATGATGCTTTAAATTGGTTAATCTAAGTAAGCTTTGACTACAAATTGATGGATGTGGCACATGGTTCAACTTGAAAGCAATACATGAAGATGGACAAATCGAGACACTTATTTCTTTTCTCACAGAGTAGGGTAGAACATGCTAGCAACACTCAATAAGTTAATGAAACTGTGTACATAGGTATGAGTAACTCCACAGTATAATGTCAAAATTATGGAGAGATCCATctggaatatttttattgtcttTTTTCTCCGAAGGCAAATCATATGTGTGTCTTTATTTTAGGAGGAGCATAAGATTGTATGGTGACTTCTACTCGTCAGACATGATTGTTGCTTCTCCTCTTGGGTTAATCACTGTAAGTTTGCTAATACATGCAATTGTTTGATCTCTTGTTCCTTGTCATTTTATGGTTTTTAGATCTTTCATGAAATCCTTGATTCCCTCTGATGTTTGACATATACAGTATACTTTTTCCAGAACACAGAAAGGAAAAGAAGTGCTAAATTCAAAGCCGTAAATTAAAGTAATAAAGGGAACTTGCAAATCGTCACCTCTTGACTGATTTTTTTGTTGAGGGGGCTTGTATCTGTAATATTCTATACAGGCTTAAGACATAGCCACAATTTTTTCTCCACGAATATTGTAATTTGAATAGTCTCATTACTTCAAAGGAGCTCGGCTAGTCCTttccaaaaaagaaataatcaaaaaCATCATGCATCCTTCTATAACCTCAGAACTCTATTCTTCTCATTTCTATACCCTGTTTCAGTATATCAACagattttctcaaaacttattCTCTTAATGCTAACACTATGCAGCTGTAATGTGGTGTATGAAAATCGTTATAAGTTGAACTGTTACTaactttttattgattttcttcCTCCAGAAAATTGGGGAGGCAGAATTATACAAGGATAAAAATGTTGATTATCTGTCTTCTATAGaggtaattgtttttttttttttttgaaactggtaataTATTCTATAGAGGTAATTGTTATTGGAATATTTATATTAGTTTGGAAAGTAGTGGGCTGTGCTTTATCTTTTTTAGCAACGCTCA
This region includes:
- the LOC125877882 gene encoding U3 small nucleolar RNA-associated protein 25; translation: MGSQRFGRKRGMKRRLEQNPSKKNQNVKKNRRHSREQKLNRSPSPDDSAEENSEIDSEEEMEAQKKEEEEEVVDYKEPTMYDSLLESLRTKQEEYNTDSEESGDDVEQAHGASDDDDEGSDSGSSRLSEPGASQHGGGLGNPVGRIGGTETDDDDSEASGSDGEQELRVNGQPTRGACASTSSFHSHLDHKLSKKEIDMLEKKKWTYKWVVAMSNYKWRGTDKCFLKELDSFLFHGLKPTLHKHWLSIYEKSGGADFDSSKQRLFFSICNSYRDILHHNKKPFYLKGLEEDSSTMDAYVMHSLNHIFRTRDLVKKNEAKLAKLQDNVKADILSNEAFLDRGFTRPKVLILLPLASVAFRLVKRLIDLTPPKYKSNVEEHERFYREFGAGVSEEKEDEDAAEISESKRSSKPSDFETLFGGNNNDHFMIGIKFTRRSIRLYGDFYSSDMIVASPLGLITKIGEAELYKDKNVDYLSSIEVLIVDHADVILMQNWSHVNTIVEQLNRIPSQQHGTDIMRIRQWYLDGQAPFYRQSIILSSHINPDINGLFNHHCLNHEGKVKLASEYKGVLPKVVLQIRQIYERFDANTAEDADDARFDYFTKKVFPKIKDSTQGGIMLFISSYFEFIRVRNFLKSQEASFCLLGEYTEQSDISRARGWFFDGKKKIMLYTERAHFYHRYKIRGIQNLIIYSLPERKEFYPEVVNLLQGSACTVLFSRFDQLRLERIVGTAASKRMVTSDKGVFVFC